A genomic segment from Glycine soja cultivar W05 chromosome 20, ASM419377v2, whole genome shotgun sequence encodes:
- the LOC114401164 gene encoding IST1 homolog isoform X1 has translation MSLLNQLFNRGVFGTRCKTCLNLAISRIKLLQNKRDMQLKQMCKEISQFLQAGQEAIARIRVEHIIREQNTWAAYEILELFCEFVLARVPIIENQRECPTELREAIASIIFAAPRCSDVPDLLHIKNLFTTKYGKEFVSAVSELRPDSGVNRTIIEKLSVSAPSGEVKLKVLREIAEEYNIAWDSSKTEAEFRKNHEDLLGGAKQVSAGATLSHTPSRNGSNNPSPCITEPSIKPVQDKQEYKHLEAPSPSNNNSSLDTNEIEQSHKNNNVPAGDAKSETRFQSSDVLEKARAAIASADRASAAARAAAALVQSNFGSLKLEGK, from the exons ATGTCACTTCTTAACCAGCTCTTTAACAGAGGCGTTTTCGGCACTCGATG CAAAACATGCCTGAACCTGGCAATTTCACGCATTAAGCTGCTGCAAAACAAGAGAGATATGCAACTGAAACAAATGTGCAAGGAGATTAGCCAATTCTTGCAGGCTGGCCAAGAGGCAATTGCTAGAATCAGG gtGGAGCATATCATACGGGAACAAAATACATGGGCTGCATATGAAATTTTGGAGTTGTTCTGTGAATTTGTTCTTGCACGTGTACCTATAATTGAGAATCAGAG GGAGTGCCCCACGGAATTGCGAGAAGCCATTGCAAGTATAATTTTTGCTGCTCCTAGATGTTCAGATGTACCAGACTTATTGCACATCAAGAACTTGTTTACCACTAAATATGGGaaagaatttgtctctgcagtATCTGAACTTCGTCCTGATTCGGGCGTGAACCGCACG ATCATTGAAAAGCTTTCAGTTAGTGCTCCATCTGGAGAGGTAAAACTCAAGGTCTTGAGGGAGATCGCAGAAGAATACAATATAGCATGGGATTCTTCTAAAACTGAGGCTGAATTTAGGAAAAACCATGAAGATCTCCTG GGTGGAGCAAAGCAAGTTAGTGCTGGAGCTACGCTTTCTCATACTCCCAGCAGAAATGGTTCTAATAATCCATCACCTTGTATTACGGAACCTTCTATCAAGCCTGTGCAAGACAAGCAAGAATATAAACACCTTGAAGCTCCGAGCCCTTCTAACAATAATTCTTCGTTGGATACTAATGAAATCGAACAGTCACACAAAAACAATAATGTTCCCGCTGGAGATGCTAAAAGTGAGACAAGATTTCAATCCTCTGATGTACTGGAGAAGGCACGGGCTGCCATTGCTTCTGCGGATCGCGCATCTGCAGCTGCTCGTGCTGCTGCTGCACTAGTTCAGAGTAATTTTGGATCATTGAAGCTGGAAGGTAAATAA
- the LOC114401164 gene encoding uncharacterized protein LOC114401164 isoform X2, translating into MQLKQMCKEISQFLQAGQEAIARIRVEHIIREQNTWAAYEILELFCEFVLARVPIIENQRECPTELREAIASIIFAAPRCSDVPDLLHIKNLFTTKYGKEFVSAVSELRPDSGVNRTIIEKLSVSAPSGEVKLKVLREIAEEYNIAWDSSKTEAEFRKNHEDLLGGAKQVSAGATLSHTPSRNGSNNPSPCITEPSIKPVQDKQEYKHLEAPSPSNNNSSLDTNEIEQSHKNNNVPAGDAKSETRFQSSDVLEKARAAIASADRASAAARAAAALVQSNFGSLKLEGK; encoded by the exons ATGCAACTGAAACAAATGTGCAAGGAGATTAGCCAATTCTTGCAGGCTGGCCAAGAGGCAATTGCTAGAATCAGG gtGGAGCATATCATACGGGAACAAAATACATGGGCTGCATATGAAATTTTGGAGTTGTTCTGTGAATTTGTTCTTGCACGTGTACCTATAATTGAGAATCAGAG GGAGTGCCCCACGGAATTGCGAGAAGCCATTGCAAGTATAATTTTTGCTGCTCCTAGATGTTCAGATGTACCAGACTTATTGCACATCAAGAACTTGTTTACCACTAAATATGGGaaagaatttgtctctgcagtATCTGAACTTCGTCCTGATTCGGGCGTGAACCGCACG ATCATTGAAAAGCTTTCAGTTAGTGCTCCATCTGGAGAGGTAAAACTCAAGGTCTTGAGGGAGATCGCAGAAGAATACAATATAGCATGGGATTCTTCTAAAACTGAGGCTGAATTTAGGAAAAACCATGAAGATCTCCTG GGTGGAGCAAAGCAAGTTAGTGCTGGAGCTACGCTTTCTCATACTCCCAGCAGAAATGGTTCTAATAATCCATCACCTTGTATTACGGAACCTTCTATCAAGCCTGTGCAAGACAAGCAAGAATATAAACACCTTGAAGCTCCGAGCCCTTCTAACAATAATTCTTCGTTGGATACTAATGAAATCGAACAGTCACACAAAAACAATAATGTTCCCGCTGGAGATGCTAAAAGTGAGACAAGATTTCAATCCTCTGATGTACTGGAGAAGGCACGGGCTGCCATTGCTTCTGCGGATCGCGCATCTGCAGCTGCTCGTGCTGCTGCTGCACTAGTTCAGAGTAATTTTGGATCATTGAAGCTGGAAGGTAAATAA